A segment of the Polyodon spathula isolate WHYD16114869_AA chromosome 17, ASM1765450v1, whole genome shotgun sequence genome:
GTCTGTTGCTCTGGGATTTAACTATAGTAGAAGGCATTTATTTAAATCCATTAGTGCTGATTAATGGTAGGGGGATTAGTTGGAGGGGTTGCAGCAGGGGCATGGcatgggctctctctctctctctctctctctctctctctctctctctctctctctctctctctctggcaccCTAAAGATTCAAGTCCTGCTCCACTTTCATTTTAAAGGATGATTATCAGTGAAATATATCTCTATCGACAAGGAAATATTCCACAATCTGAGCTTTGGTTTACCATGgccatcattaaaaaataaaggtaatgtatttacttatatTTATCTTTAGGGTTGGTCTACTAAAATGCTTCCTGAAGTACTCATGTAGTTGtctgtttgttatgttttttttttttctagcacacCAAAGTTAATAAGAAACTTTTTGGAGCAATTTGAAAAAATGTCTCTTCATGAAAAATATCCTGAACTGCTGaatgtgtttcaatttttttataaTGATAGCAGTGTTACTGAGGACTCTGGGACTATTTTATTCAAAATGgtatagaaaataaataccatTGTAGCATAGAAAGATTAGGTGAGACATAACCgccattaaacaaatatattataatcATCCTAGGTAGACAGATTTAAGTAGGAAGATAGGAAACGAAGATAAGTTAAGTGACCCACTGTACccttgtaatacagtacatattttgctTTTCTGTTCAATAGGACTCCATTTAAAAATGTGGCTACAGTTGTTTTGGATATATAAAAATACCTCATAAGCTTCTTATGATGCTCTCTAGAAAATAGATCCtatcccctcccccctccccctggcTCACTGCTGTCCCCCCTCCCTTTCCTTGTTCCCATTGAAGAAAATGGCCGTCTTAAAAGTCAAATTCACAAAGAACAAGCGGGACAAGCTAGCTCAGGTATTATGGATACTGAACTGGATTTCTGTTGTCACGGGAATCATCCTCTTCAGCCTGGGTTTGTTTCTGAAGATCGAGATCCGGAAACGAAATGAACTGATGGCCAACCAGGAGGTCCATTCAGTCCCCAACATGTTGATTGCAGTGGGGGTCATAGCCTGTGGGATTAACTTCCTCGGTGGCAAGATCTGCTATGACTGCTCGGACACCAACAAGTTCCATCGCTGGAAACTGTTCATGCTGCCCTACATCATCTGCAccttcttttttactttttgcaTCCTGGTGGGGGCTCTGATGTGCTACACCATGAGGAATGATTTGGAGGAGTCCCTGTATCTAGGCTTGAAGGAAGCCCTCAAGTTCTACAAGGACACAGACACCCCCGGAAGGTGCTTCCTGAAGAGGACCATTGATATGCTGCAGATTGAGTTTCAGTGCTGTGGGAATAATGGCTTCCGAGACTGGTTTGAGATCCAGTGGATCAGTATGAGGTACCTGGATATGTCCAACAAGGAGGTCCAAGAGTGAGTAGTCTTCTTCTTGTTTATCTTCTGCTATCAATGTGGCCTGAATTCCTccctgtattaaaatgtatttgtgttaaagCATTACCAAAGACTCTACCTGTACTTAGCtcatttattatttgatttgttcAAATTAGCATAGAAAGCACAGTGATAAGCTTATGTCCGTATCAAATAGTTAGCTGGTCTGGGGAAATTCAGTTCAGGTCTTGTTACCACTTTGTAATATCTACCTAGAGAATTAACTGAAAATAATCCTTCCCATGTAAGTTTACATGGGGTAAGAACCCTGCAGACATTTACTTTCATACATAGAAGTCCAGTAACTCTCTATACTGTTCTCTAGCATAATGCTTTGTGTTCAATAATGTAAGCCAATACAAAATGTGGGTTTGGGTCTCTAGATATTCAAATTTATGGTTTGTACTCCTGCctaaaatacattcaattaaaaaagtattctaaattacaaagaaaaacaggGTTAAAACAACTGGCaccctaattaatttattttgataaGGCTTTTTTCTTCTTGAGGCCTGTGTTCAAACAAAAGTCTCTTTAGTAGATTCTTACTGCTTTCACCTTGTTCTCAGCCGACTGAAGAGCAACGTTGATGGGAAGTACCTGATGGACGGTGTTCCATTCAGCTGCTGTAACATCAACTCCCCACGGCCCTGTATCCAAAATCAGCTCACCAACAACTCGGCACACTACAACTACAACTTCCAGAGCGAGGAGCTCAATGTGTGGCGGAAGGGCTGTCGGAAGGCGCTGCTCGAGTACTACACCCAGATCATGCAGTCCATCGGCTTTACTGTCCTCATCATATGGCTCTTCGAGGTAGGTTTTGATTACTTCTGTGTCTATACAGAGAGAATGTAATGGTTCTGCAGAATAGCAAAAGTTAACTCTAAGCGAGATCACACTGGAACACTGatgtagatttttgttttgttagtttttatctcggattgagtgtttgaagttaggAAGGTTATTCCCATACCACAAATAGGTTACACTGAATGTTGTAGATATAAGTCCACAAGGCAAAGGTATAAGGGAccaaaactataaaacactggTACAACAGGCCGTAGGTAATATcatttatgttgaaaaatattgtttAGTTAGCTACAGAACAAAATAAAGTAGAAATACAACACCACTGAATCATACTGTAGCTGGGGTAGTGGTTCAGAAGTAATGGTAGCTCACTGACTCTGCGGCAAAAAAGTCAGACTTTCCTATTAACCTGTGGGATTACAAGAACACACTTCAGTTATCAGAGCTCCAGCTTACCATGTTGAAGTTCAGTCTtctttcagatgagatgtaaaagtGACCACACCAAGCATGGATGCTTATTTTTCTGTTCATGATGCAAGTCTGTATTCATTTTAGtgtcaaaaatgtattattttttgcaaacatcattcatttagcaaaatatttGATTGAAATATACTTTGTTTCAGTGAAGTGATGAATCCTTTCCATTTcatacattatttgtatatttcttATACTTGTAACTTGATTGTCAAAAGATTCATGTTGCTATCTATTTCAAATCCAGTTTGAATGTGAAACAGTgatatttgcatttcaaaatgttgtaCTCTAGTGAGAtctgttacatttgcacttcctgggtcacttcacctcagcagtgttttctaGGTCAAAGAAACTTAttgactgaaagcatgtcaatcaataggggaagcagttgGTTGGCTTATGacagaaaataagccattgaaggggtggtgACAATTTCCCCTCCCCTCTGACCAAGAAAGTACAACACTAGCTGAAAGCATTGCTGTAAGCATAGTTTAATGTGTTGTTTCAATCTAAATTGTTGTACAATCTAAATAGGTATACCACAGATATGAATGTATGTGTATGAGTACTACAGACAGTATCTCACCACTCTCCTAATCTCTCTATTCATGCACTCTCTGTAATCTCTAATCCTCATTTAAATCCTTCTGTTCTCTCCTCTCCAGTTTATCTCTTCTCATCTCTATTTGCGTTAACCCCTATTTGTCCCCTGTTAGCTCCTACATTTTATCTGCAGCAATATTCAGTGGGAACATTTCAAAAGGTCAATGTGGTTTCTGGAAAAGCTATTTGAAAATATCACCCATTCACCATGGCATTGGAAACTTCAGAGCAACAAAATcgaatgttatgcaaatgttttTGCAAGTTCTAAACAGTTTGAGTATATGTTTGATATAGATGTAAACCTCATTTTGTTTTACCGTTCCCCCATTTTCCCACCCTGTGGACGTCCATCAATAATATCCTATTGGGCTGTCCCTCACTAGTCCCCCATTTGTCTCCTCACAGCTGTCGGTCCTGACAGGGGTGCGGTACCTCCAGACGGCCATGGAGAACGTGCTGCAACAGGGAGACCCTGACTCTGAATCAGACGGCTGGCTGCTGGAGAACAGCTTTGTGGAGACAGCTCGGTCCAATTTAAACATCATCAAGAACCTGGGAAAGTCCAACCAGATCAATGCTATCTCAGGGAATGAGGACCCCAACATGGACATTCCTACTGCAGACTATGGGCCTGACAATGTGCCTCCTAAACAAATCCCCATTGTCAGCCAAACCCCAAGTTGAAGGCTCTGTAAGGGCCCAATTTTGATCACAGTTCGTGGGCACTTGCTCCCGCCAGGCATCGAACAAACATTTGAGGATCGGCCTCATTATCATTTTCACCGAATGATTTTGAACGGGGCAAAGGTTTCTAATCAATTTCAAAGAGCAAATGCTATCGCAGGGAAGCTACTGAACAGGCAATACATTAAGAAATTACTAAACTAGTTTGGCAAGGTTTTTACCGATTAACAATGCGGCAtaggaaacaaaataaagttttattggAAAATGTTAATAATGGAAATAATTCATGCTTATTTTAGTatcaaaaaaaatcacagaaacgcATGTACAGTAAGTATTTCACATTGAAGTCAGTTTCTATTGATTTTGTAACCATTTCTGCCTCCCACTTTCCGTACATTGACATCAAATTGTGCTTTGCTCTGTTCAAAATCACAATATGTGGGATATGGCAGGAGGCAGCACAGATACTCCTGAGTGTGCACattgcctttatttatttttttgccttcaTCAAAATTGGGCCCTTAGGAACTTCCAGGTCTCCTTTCCAGTGAATAGGACACACAGGCCCAACAGGAGTGTTACTTGACCATAATTAGCCTTTTCCCCTTTAGAAAATGCTGCCACGCTGCTTTTCAGTTTGGACTGGATTTCTTAGTTTTGTTACAAAAGCTTACCTCCTCCAGAAACTTTAATATCCAAAGCATTGAATCAATGAAATTATCAAGCAACATTATTGGATAACCTCAGGAGTGACCTTCACCTGGCAGGCTTCATTGGACAGCTATAAATAGTTTGCATAATAACTTTATCACCActctgtattttttgtattcagtgtacagtattctgtatttttttagtttggtATAGCAAAGGATGGCCCATTAGATGGGCTTCAGATTCCAATGCTTGACGTAACTTGATCTCCTTGTGCCTCAGCTACACCCTATCCCAGCTGTAActatggttccctttcaattcaaatgacaaccattaccgaatggaaagagcctctctgaccatcaatctctgagcaaatatacaaaagctgccctatcaaggccctgctgaagagagacgtcctcacagtagcacatcgccattttctctctcatctctctgagacaggttgtacattgcttttcattttacGTACCGAATTTagctaatttgttggatttatccacaaattaaagattaattcacgGTAAAAATCGTGCACAAGCGTGTttaaaagagtgcccttgctttattctcctatcagttttctggctagagctggtttcgatccctctgaagagattagcaagtggccattgctcttttcaatACACAAGGCCTTCTGTAGttgttacactgtgtgagagctgttcaggtgctgtaaggagaccctgcgGGCTCGCGCCGTtgtcctctatgccgatttaatcggccacagcaaccaaaaaaaaaaaaaaaacagctcgggcctagcgccactctcaatcctcgggctttcctagcgcggctgcgcttgcctTGGCAACCATGCCCATTGAAACGGCGCCTACACGGTTCCCGATTGACTCgacaccggtgtaaacatctagcgcggctgcgcttgccccGACCGGCAACCATCGCCCATTGGAACAGCGCCTACACGGTTCCCGATTGACTCgacaccggtgtaaacatctttggcgccgcctacagctcggccccgaccgCGTCTACCATCGGCAccaaccttggaacaggtccacttggCGCCAACTGTCTTGGCATCGACAGCGCTTTTCTCAGCGCGTTTCCTGCTCCGATTGATTGggcacctgggaatagcttcgaggcagTCTACAGCCCGAAACCGACCGCACTACATGTCGATATCAACATTGATGCCGATGGACTTGGCTCTGCCCACTCGGCACCGACGCGCACATCTCGTGTCAGGGGTATCAATGGTATACCCAATGGGTATCAATAGTAGTGGTTTCGGCCGGCACGAGTCGATCtttttgccacagccgagtccactcattgccccctatggttctccatggagagagatgggggtctcctgggagtagatgcactagctcacccctggccacaggagcTTGTGTATACATTCCCTCCGCTTCCATtgatacccctgacactagagaggatcagggtggagagaacACAGGTTCTGCTgattgcacccagatggccgagacgcccctggtttgctctcctctcctattgtcggatcagccgtggcagctcccgctgcgcaaagacctcctgagccaagtggaggggctattatggcacccaaacccagcccagctccaactctgggtctggccgctGAATGGAGCCacctattcagacaaggtttgccagatgcagtagtagaaaaaCTACAGTGTGCTAGGGCGCCGatcactagagcccagtactcatataatataaagactggtgccttgccgaaggtcatgatccggtgacttgcccaattgagacgatattatccttcttacaacacctgtttgatgcaggaaaatcagcatccacttgaaggtatacctggcagcaatatcagtgtgccatgacaaaattgactcggtgtctcctggggcacatttcttggcagtgcagtttcttaaaggggctcggaggcttcgtcctccaatgaaaagtatggtccccaagtgggatctagaactggtactgcgggccccatttgagcccatgggcTTTCCTCGTTGGCGCCTCcgtagatgagttatgcaatgcagCTACATAGACAGGTAGTcaaacatttgtgcatttttactgccttgatgtgacaaaccgaacaagaccctctctgggctctagagttttgcaagcagcatgcccttaggcatcatgtgggctctgttgctatcgtcgtggggctgtactgtcagtaaccTGGAGCCaagacagctttggtacagcttttcCATTCGgttatggttgtcattcaaattgaaagggaatgttaggttattaccataaccctgattccctgaaagagaatgacaactattacccttcaaggtcatatccccagctgacctctgatttcgaaagaaaatggcgatgtgctactgtgaggatgtccttcttcagcaggaggtggatggggcttccccctcacagcagggccctgatagggcagcttttgtatatttactcagagattgacagtcagagaggctcttcccattctgtaatggttgtcattcgaattgaaagggaaccagcgctatggtaataacctaaagttAAAAGCGAACCCAATGGGAAAGCATATAATTACCATAGAAGATATAAATGCAAACTGCATAGAAATCCAAACACAGATTTAATTAGTTTCAttacacaatctttttttttttttttttttttttgtatagcataAGCAAGCCTACTCTTCATTGGGTCTTCAATGCTTTATTCTTGGTGGTGATTTTTACTTGAGAGCACTGCAGTAGTTCCACCAAACCTAACACATTCAGAACAGCAgattgtttaataatgttttcagATACTTGATGTTATAATAATGAGTATTCTTGTTAAAAGCATATACACTCACTACACCATTTCAGTAGATCATTTTGCAAACAACAGGACCATGcaggaaaacattttatttatttttttaattgaagaggTAATGAAAGGGGAAAAGTAAATAAAGCCTTTTCTGGGCTTGAATATTACATTAGTTTCTGGagaattaaatatgtatatatatatttttttatatagcacctttcatagtggaccaccaccataaagcactttacagaggtaggctgtgaactgtgcattatatgcagtcacttacaataggacatagatctaacatctcatccacacaatagcacacaaggaggttaattaaGTGACTTCTTCAGGGCCACTCAATGAATCAATCAGTGGCAGAGGTAAGATTTGAactggttacaaaccctggactcACACAGCCTCCTGTGTCAAGTGTTAGTTGCCAGCATGCCCTTCATAGAATATCGTCTAATTGtctacagctctgctgtgtggcATTGTAGTGTTAATAAACTTTTAAATGTTAGTCAAGTGTGAAACATTTAGTAGGtcaatttatttcatattaaatatttttacatagTCTTTTCTATATAATATTACATGCTGTatgcaaactgttttataaacaaatacatgttgctAGGCTTCTTACGAGGTTTTTTCCTGATTGGTTCCAAACATTCCCAATATTTTACTTTAACAGTATAAACTAACACCCCTATAGTAATTGAGCATGAAAATCTTGCAACCTTGGCATATTAAGATATATTAATTGATATAGTCTGCTCCAAATCTTTAGTATCTCACAGTGTAGATTTCTTATTAACTATCTGGCACCATTGTCCCTGACACCATGCTAAAACACAATGTTGGACACTGCAACAAAATGGAGACTCTGGTAAAGCAAATTGTGACCAGtctgaaaatatattgtatttctgAACTGCTGTTGAGATGTTCAGCTTGATAAAACTTTCAAGTATATCACACTTCAGTACTTGTTATACACCACCTAATATggctaattaaaatgtttaacaataCTAAGTCTGCTATTTAGTAAAATACTAGCTGCTAGCTTTGTACTGTTAAATATATACAGGTTGGTCTGTGCTAAAATCCATCCCATGTTTGAAAATTGAGCCGAAACTAAGGGCTGATGTCGGTGTATCCAGCTGTTGTATTTTTATCAAATCCACCGTAAAACAATTGTAGAAACAGCTGGATCTTTCCCTATACAATATTTGTAAACATtctatatgtattattttatatttgttgtaaaTATCAGAGATCCTTTGAAAAATTGGAATTTACCAGTATAAATACTGTAAGGTGAAAAAAGGTTGTAATATCTGTTACTAAAATatacttaaatgtgtttatctaactGAAAATCACAATGTTTGAAGCTAAAAGACGTTTGAACTGCCTCAGACAAGCACTGTGGAGCTCCAACAACCTTCTCAATCGTGTTTTACAATgctatgcaataaaaacagaggTAAACTCGACTAGTTTAACTTCTACCTCTCGAATTTGGGCAGTGGTTGGTCCTAGTTTGggatacatatttaattatacacATATTTAGAGGTGGACTCTGCCATTTTCCAGTAGGATCCTGGGAAAAAGGAAACCTACTCTTCACTGAAAATGCAAAGGGAAGTACcacgatataaaaaaaaagtccagttaACCAGGGGAGTGGAGTACAGGAAAGATAAACATAACCAACAAGAGACTTTACCGTCTATACCTTGACATCTACAGACATCCTAAATCTAATATTTTGCTGACTCCTtaccacccaccccaccccattgTGTCCAGGGTGGAATGATTAATTT
Coding sequences within it:
- the LOC121329669 gene encoding photoreceptor outer segment membrane glycoprotein 2-like is translated as MAVLKVKFTKNKRDKLAQVLWILNWISVVTGIILFSLGLFLKIEIRKRNELMANQEVHSVPNMLIAVGVIACGINFLGGKICYDCSDTNKFHRWKLFMLPYIICTFFFTFCILVGALMCYTMRNDLEESLYLGLKEALKFYKDTDTPGRCFLKRTIDMLQIEFQCCGNNGFRDWFEIQWISMRYLDMSNKEVQDRLKSNVDGKYLMDGVPFSCCNINSPRPCIQNQLTNNSAHYNYNFQSEELNVWRKGCRKALLEYYTQIMQSIGFTVLIIWLFELSVLTGVRYLQTAMENVLQQGDPDSESDGWLLENSFVETARSNLNIIKNLGKSNQINAISGNEDPNMDIPTADYGPDNVPPKQIPIVSQTPS